The following is a genomic window from Anaerolineae bacterium.
CGCCAGGACATCGTTGCCGTCCACAATGATGCCCGGGAAGCCGTATCCCGCGGCGCGCGCCGCCAGGTCGGCGATAGGGGCCTGTTTATGCTGGGGGGTGCCTTCGCCGTAAAGGTTGTTCTCGCACATGAAGATGACCGGGAGCTTCCAGAGGCCGGCCATGTTGGCCGCTTCATGGAACGCGCCCTGATTGACCGCGCCGTCGCCGAAAAAGGCCAGCGCCACGCGCTTCTCCCCCCGCAGGTGGAAGGCAAGGCCGGCGCCGACGGCGATAGGGATGCCGCCGGCGACGATGCCGTTGGCGCCGAGGATGCCCAGGTCAAAGTCGGCGATATGGAGGGAGCCGCCGCGGCCCAGGCAGTAGCCGGTGGAGCGGCCGGCGAGCTCCGCCATCATATAGCGGGGATCGCCGCCCTTGCCGATCAGATGCCCGTGCCCGCGATGGGTGCTGGTGATCACATCCGCCGGCGCCAGGGCCAGGCAGGCGCCCACCGCGGTGGCTTCCTGTCCCACGCAGGGGTGGATGAAGCCGGGGATCAGGCCGTTGCGGCGTTCCTCGATGGCGCG
Proteins encoded in this region:
- a CDS encoding thiamine pyrophosphate-dependent dehydrogenase E1 component subunit alpha, whose translation is MTLVREFELRAIEERRNGLIPGFIHPCVGQEATAVGACLALAPADVITSTHRGHGHLIGKGGDPRYMMAELAGRSTGYCLGRGGSLHIADFDLGILGANGIVAGGIPIAVGAGLAFHLRGEKRVALAFFGDGAVNQGAFHEAANMAGLWKLPVIFMCENNLYGEGTPQHKQAPIADLAARAAGYGFPGIIVDGNDVLAVYEAVRMAAERARAGLGPTFVEGKTYRQRGHYEGDPMVYRTQEEMEYWKARDPVVLFRRRLLEAGIFDEQTLDKVHQDVLRQLDEAVEFAKSAPIPKAEEALLGVYGDTHNGLVF